The Malus domestica chromosome 10, GDT2T_hap1 genome contains a region encoding:
- the LOC103402280 gene encoding probable N-acetyl-gamma-glutamyl-phosphate reductase, chloroplastic isoform X1: MNSATFSSTFLRTGCLRKELQDGVNNLKADTRNAGKVFVKCYVKTKTQKAEKEVRLGVLGASGYTGSEIVRLLANHPHFGITLMTADRKAGQSIGSVFPHLVSQDLPKMVAIKDADFSDVDAVFCCLPHGTTQEIIKGLPKSLKIVDLSADFRLRDISEYEEWYGQAHRAPELQKEVVYGLTEILREEIKGARVVANPGCYPTSVQLPLVPLIKANLIEPKNIIIDSKSGVSGAGRGAKEANLYTEIAEGIYSYGVTRHRHVPEIEQGLSNAANSKVTVSFTPHLMPMSRGMQSTIYVELAAGVNFKDLNQQLKLSYEDEEFVVVLEEGAVPHTHNTRGSNYCFINVFPDRIPGRAIIISVIDNLVKGASGQALQNLNLMMGFPENTGLLYQPLFP, translated from the exons ATGAACTCTGCGACTTTCAGCTCCACTTTTCTCCGAACCGGCTGCCTCCGCAAG GAATTGCAGGACGGGGTGAACAATTTGAAGGCCGATACGCGCAATGCAGGGAAGGTGTTTGTTAAATGTTACGTGAAAACGAAAAcccagaaagcagaaaaggaaGTTCGGCTTGGTGTTCTTGGAGCCAGTGGTTACACTGGTTCTGAG ATTGTTCGGCTTTTGGCAAACCATCCTCACTTTGGCATTACCTTGATGACGGCTGATAGAAAAGCTGGACAGTCAATAGGGTCGGTGTTCCCGCATCTAGTTTCCCAA GATCTACCAAAAATGGTTGCTATAAAGGATGCTGATTTTTCTGATGTGGATGCTGTTTTTTGTTGTTTGCCACATGGAACCACACAG GAAATTATCAAAGGCCTTCCCAAGAGTTTAAAGATTGTTGATCTGTCTGCT GACTTCCGTCTACGAGACATATCTGAGTATGAAGAATGGTATGGTCAGGCACATAGAGCACCAGAGTTGCAG AAAGAAGTTGTATATGGTTTGACAGAGATTTTGAGGGAGGAGATAAAAGGTGCACGCGTAGTTGCGAACCCTGGTTGTTATCCAACTTCTGTTCAACTTCCACTTGTTCCATTGATCAAG GCCAATCTCATTGAACCTAAAAATATTATCATTGACTCGAAATCTGGTGTTAGCGGAGCAG GACGTGGTGCCAAGGAGGCAAACTTGTACACTGAAATAGCCGAGGGCATATATTCTTATGGTGTTACTCGTCACCGTCATG TTCCGGAAATTGAGCAGGGACTATCTAATGCTGCAAATTCAAAAGTAACCGTTAGTTTTACTCCACACCTAATGCCAATG AGTCGTGGTATGCAATCAACTATCTATGTGGAACTGGCTGCAGGGGTAAATTTCAAGGACTTAAACCAACAGCTGAAGTTATCCTATGAG gatgaagaatttgtagttgtatTGGAGGAAGGAGCTGTTCCTCATACTCATAACACTCGAGGATCTAACTATTGTTTCATCAATGTCTTTCCTGATCGAATTCCTGGGAGAGCAATAATCATTTCTGTT ATTGATAATCTTGTCAAGGGAGCTTCAGGCCAAGCCTTACAGAATCTTAATCTGATGATGGGATTTCCAGAAAACACAGGGCTTCTTTATCAACCCTTGTTTCCTTAG
- the LOC103402280 gene encoding probable N-acetyl-gamma-glutamyl-phosphate reductase, chloroplastic isoform X2, producing the protein MELQDGVNNLKADTRNAGKVFVKCYVKTKTQKAEKEVRLGVLGASGYTGSEIVRLLANHPHFGITLMTADRKAGQSIGSVFPHLVSQDLPKMVAIKDADFSDVDAVFCCLPHGTTQEIIKGLPKSLKIVDLSADFRLRDISEYEEWYGQAHRAPELQKEVVYGLTEILREEIKGARVVANPGCYPTSVQLPLVPLIKANLIEPKNIIIDSKSGVSGAGRGAKEANLYTEIAEGIYSYGVTRHRHVPEIEQGLSNAANSKVTVSFTPHLMPMSRGMQSTIYVELAAGVNFKDLNQQLKLSYEDEEFVVVLEEGAVPHTHNTRGSNYCFINVFPDRIPGRAIIISVIDNLVKGASGQALQNLNLMMGFPENTGLLYQPLFP; encoded by the exons ATG GAATTGCAGGACGGGGTGAACAATTTGAAGGCCGATACGCGCAATGCAGGGAAGGTGTTTGTTAAATGTTACGTGAAAACGAAAAcccagaaagcagaaaaggaaGTTCGGCTTGGTGTTCTTGGAGCCAGTGGTTACACTGGTTCTGAG ATTGTTCGGCTTTTGGCAAACCATCCTCACTTTGGCATTACCTTGATGACGGCTGATAGAAAAGCTGGACAGTCAATAGGGTCGGTGTTCCCGCATCTAGTTTCCCAA GATCTACCAAAAATGGTTGCTATAAAGGATGCTGATTTTTCTGATGTGGATGCTGTTTTTTGTTGTTTGCCACATGGAACCACACAG GAAATTATCAAAGGCCTTCCCAAGAGTTTAAAGATTGTTGATCTGTCTGCT GACTTCCGTCTACGAGACATATCTGAGTATGAAGAATGGTATGGTCAGGCACATAGAGCACCAGAGTTGCAG AAAGAAGTTGTATATGGTTTGACAGAGATTTTGAGGGAGGAGATAAAAGGTGCACGCGTAGTTGCGAACCCTGGTTGTTATCCAACTTCTGTTCAACTTCCACTTGTTCCATTGATCAAG GCCAATCTCATTGAACCTAAAAATATTATCATTGACTCGAAATCTGGTGTTAGCGGAGCAG GACGTGGTGCCAAGGAGGCAAACTTGTACACTGAAATAGCCGAGGGCATATATTCTTATGGTGTTACTCGTCACCGTCATG TTCCGGAAATTGAGCAGGGACTATCTAATGCTGCAAATTCAAAAGTAACCGTTAGTTTTACTCCACACCTAATGCCAATG AGTCGTGGTATGCAATCAACTATCTATGTGGAACTGGCTGCAGGGGTAAATTTCAAGGACTTAAACCAACAGCTGAAGTTATCCTATGAG gatgaagaatttgtagttgtatTGGAGGAAGGAGCTGTTCCTCATACTCATAACACTCGAGGATCTAACTATTGTTTCATCAATGTCTTTCCTGATCGAATTCCTGGGAGAGCAATAATCATTTCTGTT ATTGATAATCTTGTCAAGGGAGCTTCAGGCCAAGCCTTACAGAATCTTAATCTGATGATGGGATTTCCAGAAAACACAGGGCTTCTTTATCAACCCTTGTTTCCTTAG